In Streptomyces sp. NBC_00414, a single window of DNA contains:
- a CDS encoding glycosylhydrolase-like jelly roll fold domain-containing protein, which yields MSHDDLSRRRFVAAAGAAGTVLAAGLSAPAHAAGEAATSASGAATGAEHSFSARHFTDPRRDSRPTVYWYWNGPVTPELVDRQMADLRDKGMYEVVLFPFDNAEMQPVFFTEEWFDIVGHVLRTAERTGMRVWLFNDDHFPSGRAGEYIVKGGTVGSRTYEPRPDLRLKALWRSTTVVTGPATVDLRRSSGVGVEAGHLVADAAVLDGAAVLRGGDNWTDYTVTGSAKAEHTAAGLVVRAAADGLDGYAVTFDQTGVVTVLRLKRGADPVELLRSTRTDGFNKTKFHTVAVTVRAATLSVTLDGKDKGTVTDDRYAAGGAGVRAVADQRSLWDSLTVTGADGTALHATTFDDPAAAGDFPERARLGADATAVAAAARPVGSTDAADVVDITARLSGAHTWQVPAGRWQLDLFGGSPLVDDSQGYSRSYVDLLDDEPVELFLDIVPGEYHRRFRRYFGTVIPGFWDDEPFFASAEAHFKRLPWSPTLDKALRAVDVEPGVAYAAAFDDLGRDGRIARGRYWQAVSNRFARYFQKQARWYEQRDVALITNPLYDETSLAKRIPSTGDLHKVNQWAHVPGGDIITAEYVAGEPTMIPRNPVSVAHQMGRERALLEMFGNMGWQVTPGFVHTTVGAQAARGVNLTVLHALWTDEVRVYFPPPFGPRAPWWWAMRPLAEWIGRVMEAGRGTSGARTAVLQPQRAAEQWTGTDRQGEVDGALADAAYALERAQVDFDLVHEGALSGDPDLLSHAKVRGGRLAVGEARYDLVVVPVTPTLDVASVRALAEFARAGGTVVALGTLAAEEADHKDRSLARALTDLFGERVPGRRPVGRGQAVRVADPTGLRDAAHEAGVAAAVLETPQDAVRVIRVHRGGDTAFIVNNEGGDDVETSMTLPATGVPELWDPATGGTGTAPVHRSGRNGVQLPLILEPYQTRIFVVRHDREAVPHLTASPLPVLTVERHGKAALRATVEASAPGSHRFTGTDGTRTYRGTVRVDDPLEPVTVDGDWNLTLERDGSTPVTGPLGSWVTHDRLFSGSGTYTRDLDVERALLDGRRVLLDLGDVRDVAAVTVNGTELPPLLWAPWVVDITRLVRAGRNSLAVRVANTLSNERNKPLPSGLLGPVTLRFRRHLTVDLTRD from the coding sequence GTACGAGGTGGTGCTCTTCCCCTTCGACAACGCCGAGATGCAGCCGGTGTTCTTCACCGAAGAATGGTTCGACATCGTCGGACACGTGCTGCGCACCGCGGAACGCACCGGCATGCGCGTATGGCTGTTCAACGACGACCACTTCCCCAGCGGCCGGGCGGGGGAGTACATCGTCAAGGGTGGCACGGTCGGCTCCCGCACCTACGAGCCGCGTCCCGACCTGCGACTGAAGGCGTTGTGGCGTTCGACCACCGTCGTGACGGGCCCGGCCACCGTCGACCTGCGCCGCAGCAGCGGGGTGGGCGTGGAAGCGGGACACCTGGTCGCCGACGCGGCCGTGCTCGACGGCGCCGCCGTGCTCCGAGGCGGCGACAACTGGACGGACTACACCGTCACCGGCAGCGCCAAGGCCGAACACACCGCGGCCGGCCTCGTCGTCCGGGCCGCCGCCGACGGACTCGACGGGTACGCCGTCACCTTCGACCAGACCGGAGTCGTCACCGTCCTGCGCCTCAAGCGCGGAGCGGACCCGGTCGAACTGCTGCGCAGCACCCGCACCGACGGCTTCAACAAGACCAAATTCCACACGGTGGCCGTCACCGTCCGAGCGGCCACGCTGTCCGTCACCCTCGACGGCAAGGACAAGGGCACTGTCACCGACGACAGGTACGCGGCCGGTGGGGCGGGCGTACGGGCCGTGGCCGACCAGCGCTCCCTGTGGGACAGCCTCACGGTCACGGGGGCCGACGGCACCGCCCTCCACGCCACGACCTTCGACGACCCGGCCGCCGCGGGGGATTTCCCCGAGCGCGCCCGCCTCGGCGCCGACGCGACGGCCGTCGCCGCCGCGGCCCGACCGGTGGGCAGCACCGACGCCGCGGACGTCGTCGACATCACCGCGCGGCTGAGCGGCGCGCACACCTGGCAGGTCCCGGCGGGCCGCTGGCAGCTCGACCTGTTCGGTGGTTCCCCGCTCGTCGACGACAGCCAGGGCTACAGCCGCAGCTACGTCGACCTGCTCGACGACGAGCCCGTGGAACTGTTCCTCGACATCGTCCCGGGCGAGTACCACCGCCGCTTCCGCCGCTACTTCGGCACGGTGATACCCGGCTTCTGGGACGACGAGCCGTTCTTCGCGTCGGCGGAGGCCCACTTCAAGCGCCTGCCCTGGTCGCCCACCCTCGACAAGGCGCTGCGCGCGGTGGACGTCGAGCCGGGCGTCGCCTACGCCGCCGCCTTCGACGACCTGGGCCGCGACGGCCGGATCGCCCGAGGCCGCTACTGGCAGGCCGTGTCCAACCGCTTCGCCCGCTACTTCCAGAAGCAGGCCCGCTGGTACGAGCAGCGCGATGTCGCCCTCATCACCAACCCGCTCTACGACGAGACGTCCCTGGCCAAGCGCATCCCCTCCACCGGCGACCTGCACAAGGTCAACCAGTGGGCGCACGTGCCCGGTGGCGACATCATCACCGCCGAGTACGTGGCCGGTGAGCCCACCATGATTCCCCGTAACCCCGTGTCCGTCGCGCATCAGATGGGCCGGGAGCGGGCCCTGTTGGAGATGTTCGGCAACATGGGCTGGCAGGTCACGCCCGGGTTCGTGCACACGACCGTCGGCGCGCAGGCCGCCCGGGGCGTCAACCTGACCGTCCTGCACGCGCTGTGGACCGACGAGGTCCGCGTCTACTTCCCGCCGCCGTTCGGGCCGCGCGCCCCCTGGTGGTGGGCGATGCGGCCGCTCGCGGAGTGGATCGGCCGCGTGATGGAGGCCGGGCGCGGTACCTCCGGCGCCCGTACCGCCGTACTGCAGCCGCAGCGCGCCGCCGAGCAGTGGACCGGCACCGACCGGCAGGGAGAGGTCGACGGCGCGCTCGCCGACGCCGCCTACGCGCTGGAGCGTGCCCAGGTCGACTTCGACCTCGTCCACGAGGGCGCCCTCAGCGGTGACCCCGATCTGCTGAGCCACGCGAAGGTCCGCGGTGGCCGGCTGGCCGTGGGCGAGGCCCGCTACGACCTGGTGGTGGTGCCCGTGACGCCCACCCTGGACGTGGCCTCCGTGCGCGCCCTCGCGGAGTTCGCACGCGCCGGCGGCACCGTCGTGGCCCTCGGCACCCTCGCCGCCGAGGAGGCGGACCACAAGGACCGCTCCCTCGCCCGGGCGCTGACGGACCTGTTCGGCGAGCGGGTCCCCGGCCGCCGTCCGGTCGGCCGCGGACAAGCCGTGCGCGTCGCCGACCCGACCGGCCTGCGCGACGCCGCCCATGAGGCCGGGGTGGCCGCGGCCGTGCTGGAGACACCCCAGGACGCGGTACGCGTCATACGGGTCCACCGCGGCGGGGACACCGCCTTCATCGTCAACAACGAGGGCGGCGACGACGTCGAGACGTCCATGACCCTCCCGGCCACCGGCGTCCCCGAGCTCTGGGACCCGGCGACGGGCGGCACCGGCACCGCCCCCGTGCACCGGAGCGGCAGGAACGGCGTCCAACTGCCCCTGATCCTGGAGCCGTACCAGACCCGGATCTTCGTCGTACGCCATGACCGGGAGGCCGTCCCGCATCTGACGGCCTCGCCGCTGCCCGTCCTCACGGTCGAGCGGCACGGCAAGGCTGCCCTGCGCGCGACGGTGGAGGCCTCTGCCCCCGGCAGCCACCGGTTCACCGGCACGGACGGCACCCGCACGTACCGCGGCACGGTCCGTGTCGACGACCCGCTCGAACCGGTCACCGTGGACGGCGACTGGAACCTCACCCTGGAACGCGACGGCTCCACCCCGGTCACCGGACCCCTCGGCAGCTGGGTCACACATGACCGCCTCTTCTCCGGCAGCGGCACCTACACCAGGGACCTCGACGTCGAACGGGCCCTCCTCGACGGGCGCCGCGTCCTGCTCGACCTCGGAGACGTCCGTGACGTGGCGGCCGTCACCGTCAACGGCACCGAACTCCCGCCGCTGCTGTGGGCGCCCTGGGTCGTCGACATCACCCGGCTGGTCAGGGCCGGGCGCAACTCCCTCGCCGTGCGCGTCGCCAACACGCTCTCCAACGAGCGGAACAAGCCGCTGCCGTCCGGCCTGCTCGGACCGGTGACTCTGCGATTCCGACGTCACCTCACCGTCGACCTCACCCGCGACTGA
- a CDS encoding glyceraldehyde-3-phosphate dehydrogenase, with protein sequence MTVNDDSFTNWKNREEIAESMIPIIGKLHRERDVTVLLHSRSLVNKSVVSILKTHRFARQIAGVELSVTETLPYLRALTTLDLGPSQIDIGMLAATHRSDDRGLTVEAFTAEAVAGATGADKIESREGRDVVLYGFGRIGRLVARLLIEKAGSGNGLRLRAVVVRRGGDQDIVKRASLLRRDSIHGQFQGTITVDEATSTIFANGNAIKVIYANDPSEVEYTAYGIKDAVLIDNTGKWRDREGLSQHLRPGIDKVVLTAPGKGDVPNIVHGVNHDTIKPDERILSCASCTTNAIVPPLKAMADEYGVLRGHVETVHSFTNDQNLLDNYHKADRRGRSAPLNMVITETGAASAVAKALPDLDAPITGSSIRVPVPDVSIAILSLRLGRETTRQEVLDYLRNVSLTSPLKRQIDFTTAPDAVSSDFMGSRHASIVDAGATKVDGDNAILYLWYDNEFGYSCQVVRVVQHVTGVEYPTYPAPAA encoded by the coding sequence GTGACTGTCAATGACGACTCGTTCACCAACTGGAAGAACCGCGAGGAGATCGCGGAGTCGATGATCCCGATCATCGGGAAGCTACACCGTGAGCGGGACGTCACCGTCCTGCTGCACAGCCGCTCCTTGGTGAACAAGTCGGTGGTCAGCATCCTCAAGACCCACCGGTTCGCCCGGCAGATCGCCGGAGTGGAACTCTCGGTCACCGAGACCCTGCCCTACCTGCGGGCACTGACCACGCTCGACCTCGGCCCCTCCCAGATCGACATCGGGATGCTCGCCGCCACGCACCGGAGCGACGACCGCGGCCTCACGGTGGAGGCCTTCACCGCCGAGGCCGTCGCCGGTGCCACGGGCGCCGACAAGATCGAGAGCCGCGAGGGACGCGACGTCGTCCTGTACGGCTTCGGCCGCATCGGCCGCCTGGTCGCCCGGCTCCTCATCGAGAAGGCCGGTTCGGGGAACGGTCTGCGTCTGCGAGCCGTCGTCGTGCGCCGGGGCGGTGACCAGGACATCGTCAAGCGCGCCTCGCTGCTGCGCCGCGACTCCATCCACGGCCAGTTCCAGGGCACGATCACCGTCGACGAGGCGACCAGCACGATCTTCGCCAACGGCAACGCGATCAAGGTGATCTACGCGAACGACCCGTCGGAGGTCGAGTACACGGCGTACGGCATCAAGGACGCCGTCCTCATCGACAACACCGGCAAGTGGCGTGACCGTGAGGGCCTGTCGCAGCACCTGCGCCCCGGTATCGACAAGGTCGTGCTGACCGCTCCGGGCAAGGGCGACGTGCCCAACATCGTGCACGGCGTCAACCACGACACGATCAAGCCGGACGAGCGGATCCTGTCCTGCGCGTCCTGCACCACGAACGCGATCGTCCCGCCGCTGAAGGCGATGGCCGACGAGTACGGCGTCCTGCGCGGCCATGTGGAGACCGTCCACTCGTTCACCAACGACCAGAACCTGCTGGACAACTACCACAAGGCCGACCGTCGTGGCCGTTCGGCGCCGCTGAACATGGTGATCACCGAGACGGGTGCGGCCTCCGCCGTGGCCAAGGCGCTGCCCGATCTCGACGCGCCGATCACGGGCAGCTCGATCCGCGTCCCGGTGCCGGACGTCTCGATCGCGATCCTCAGCCTGCGGCTCGGCCGTGAGACCACCCGGCAGGAAGTCCTCGACTACCTGCGGAACGTGTCGCTGACCTCGCCGCTGAAGCGGCAGATCGACTTCACCACCGCCCCCGACGCGGTCTCCAGCGACTTCATGGGCTCACGCCACGCCTCGATCGTCGACGCCGGCGCCACCAAGGTCGACGGTGACAACGCGATCCTCTACCTCTGGTACGACAACGAGTTCGGCTACTCCTGCCAGGTCGTCCGGGTCGTCCAGCATGTGACGGGGGTCGAGTACCCGACGTACCCGGCGCCCGCGGCCTGA
- a CDS encoding family 78 glycoside hydrolase catalytic domain, whose translation MLRPRPRPRSRSRHRRPVSVLLAGLTAFTTVLAGAVTADATTATATITPDRLRTQHLSQVLGIDDTTPDLSWATEARATNTRQAAYRVQAASSPELLRRGRPDLWDSGKVRSTVPETTYAGRKLGSRDRVYWRVMLWSSHGPRDSGWSDTAVFETGLTRQSDWNADWITHPDWRLSGRTVEPVVVKVPRTTARYVRLDVTKLGLPLEEAFPDRTWRVQLGEIDLRDSATSTTGLARGAAVTASETNTLRKTWEPALAVDGLPNSALQTAAGYASAAHTGADVSGTPVVLTLDLKSAKTFDEVALYPRADVLTADGRVPDFPVDYALSSADSATGPYTALADVDGQKTPEPYLPAGLPLLTDDFRLPARVRSARLYIGGLGIYDATVNGEPVGDAVLEPANTDYAERVQYATYDVTDRLRTGANTIGVALGNGMSNVVSTADRYRKLYGNLSDPKLIARLEVTLADGSVRTVTSGDDWRTTLGPTTSSNWYGGEDYDARREIAHWDEPNGDRRGWDRAVAVAGPGTAANPAELSARETEPIRVVETLKGKEVAGAEHSRVFDLGRNIAGWPEITVSAPAGTAVRVYPAESLKDGHAFQSISNVGGPLWDSYTTRGTRTETWHPSFSYHGFRYLELRGVPEGATVTVRGKVLRTDNTSAGDFSSSDPLVNDVHSLIRRAVEGNMMSVLTDCPSREKLGWLEQNQLVFPALAGNYDMRSYLRKIVRDMADAQTTDGLIPSTVPEYTSLPGAYRNDSNWGGAFVLVPWQLYTTYGDRDTMATYYPRMRQYADFLETQVSGGILDYGLGDWFTPDRTFPRAVAGTYGYWRVLDALSGTAAVLGDQDAADTYRAKADASAAALAAKYYDSATGTFGGGGQGAEALALDMGAYPEGEKDRLLGHFTGAVESAGFHLTLGEISLPAAFRVLSTNGRDDIVHEIATQTTSPSYGYQVLAGNTTLGESWDGGPGQSQNHFMLGAIDSWFTSRVAGIGQTSDSIGYSELLIDPAVEGDMTSASGSYRSPYGVARTEWKRDGGRFRLTVDVPAGSTAEVHVPLLGSGAKAQAPAGARQVRTGEDETVYEVGSGRWNFRSAAS comes from the coding sequence ATGCTCAGACCCCGCCCGCGACCGCGTTCCCGCAGCAGGCACCGGCGGCCCGTGTCCGTACTCCTCGCCGGGCTGACCGCGTTCACGACCGTGCTGGCCGGCGCCGTCACCGCCGACGCCACCACCGCTACCGCCACCATCACCCCGGACCGGCTGCGCACCCAGCACCTGAGCCAGGTCCTGGGCATCGACGACACCACCCCCGACCTCAGCTGGGCGACCGAAGCCCGTGCCACGAACACCCGCCAGGCCGCCTACCGCGTCCAGGCGGCCAGTTCCCCGGAGCTGCTGCGCCGCGGCCGGCCCGACCTGTGGGACTCGGGCAAGGTCCGCTCGACGGTGCCCGAGACCACGTACGCGGGCAGGAAGCTCGGCTCCCGCGACCGTGTGTACTGGCGGGTCATGCTCTGGTCGTCGCACGGACCGCGCGACTCGGGCTGGAGCGACACCGCCGTCTTCGAGACCGGCCTGACCCGGCAGTCCGACTGGAACGCGGACTGGATCACCCACCCGGACTGGCGGCTGAGCGGGCGCACCGTCGAACCCGTCGTCGTCAAGGTCCCCCGCACCACGGCCCGTTACGTCCGGCTGGACGTCACCAAGCTGGGACTGCCCCTGGAAGAGGCCTTCCCCGACCGCACATGGCGCGTCCAGCTCGGCGAGATCGACCTGCGTGACTCCGCCACCTCCACCACCGGCCTCGCCCGCGGCGCCGCGGTGACGGCCTCGGAGACCAACACCCTGCGCAAGACCTGGGAACCGGCCCTCGCCGTCGACGGCCTGCCCAACAGCGCTCTGCAGACCGCCGCCGGATACGCGAGCGCCGCCCACACCGGCGCCGACGTGTCCGGCACACCCGTGGTCCTCACCCTCGACCTCAAGTCGGCGAAGACCTTCGACGAGGTGGCGCTGTACCCGCGCGCCGACGTCCTCACCGCGGACGGCCGCGTCCCCGACTTCCCCGTGGACTACGCCCTTTCGAGTGCCGACAGCGCCACCGGCCCGTACACCGCACTCGCCGACGTGGACGGACAGAAGACCCCCGAGCCCTACCTTCCTGCCGGACTGCCCCTGCTCACCGACGACTTCAGGCTTCCCGCCCGCGTGCGCAGCGCCCGCCTCTACATCGGCGGACTCGGCATCTACGACGCCACCGTCAACGGCGAACCGGTCGGTGACGCCGTCCTGGAACCCGCCAACACCGACTACGCGGAACGCGTCCAGTACGCCACCTACGACGTCACCGACCGGCTGAGGACCGGCGCCAACACCATCGGTGTCGCCCTCGGCAACGGCATGTCCAACGTCGTCAGCACCGCCGACCGCTACCGCAAGCTGTACGGCAACCTGAGTGACCCCAAGCTGATCGCCCGCCTTGAGGTGACCCTGGCCGACGGCAGCGTCCGTACCGTCACCAGCGGCGACGACTGGCGCACCACCCTCGGACCCACCACCTCCTCCAACTGGTACGGCGGCGAGGACTACGACGCCCGCCGCGAGATCGCCCACTGGGACGAGCCGAACGGCGACCGGCGAGGGTGGGACAGGGCCGTCGCGGTGGCCGGTCCCGGCACCGCGGCGAACCCGGCCGAACTCAGCGCCCGCGAGACCGAGCCCATCAGGGTCGTCGAGACCCTCAAGGGCAAGGAGGTCGCAGGCGCGGAGCACAGCCGGGTCTTCGACCTGGGCCGCAACATCGCCGGCTGGCCGGAGATCACCGTCAGCGCGCCCGCCGGAACGGCCGTCCGTGTCTACCCTGCCGAATCCCTCAAGGACGGCCACGCCTTCCAGTCCATCAGCAACGTGGGCGGACCCCTCTGGGACAGCTACACCACCCGAGGTACCCGCACCGAGACCTGGCACCCGAGCTTCAGCTACCACGGCTTCCGCTACCTGGAACTCAGAGGCGTACCCGAGGGCGCGACCGTCACCGTACGCGGCAAGGTACTGCGCACCGACAACACCTCGGCCGGTGACTTCAGCAGCTCCGACCCGCTCGTCAACGACGTCCACTCGCTGATCCGCCGGGCCGTCGAGGGCAACATGATGAGCGTCCTCACCGACTGCCCCAGCCGGGAGAAGCTGGGCTGGCTGGAGCAGAACCAGCTGGTGTTCCCGGCGCTCGCGGGCAACTACGACATGCGCTCCTACCTGCGCAAGATCGTCCGTGACATGGCCGACGCGCAGACCACGGACGGGCTGATCCCCAGCACCGTGCCCGAGTACACGAGCCTGCCCGGCGCCTACCGCAACGACTCCAACTGGGGCGGCGCCTTCGTCCTCGTACCGTGGCAGCTCTACACGACCTACGGGGACCGGGACACGATGGCCACGTACTACCCGCGTATGCGGCAGTACGCCGACTTCCTGGAGACGCAGGTGTCCGGGGGGATCCTCGACTACGGGCTCGGCGACTGGTTCACCCCGGACCGCACCTTCCCGCGGGCGGTCGCCGGAACCTACGGCTACTGGCGCGTGCTCGACGCCCTGAGCGGGACCGCTGCCGTCCTCGGCGACCAGGACGCGGCCGACACGTACCGGGCGAAGGCCGACGCCAGTGCCGCGGCCCTGGCCGCGAAGTACTACGACTCCGCGACCGGCACCTTCGGCGGCGGAGGCCAGGGCGCCGAAGCCCTCGCCCTCGACATGGGCGCGTACCCGGAGGGGGAGAAGGACCGGCTGCTCGGCCACTTCACCGGCGCCGTCGAGAGCGCCGGATTCCACCTGACCCTCGGCGAGATCTCCCTGCCCGCCGCCTTCCGCGTCCTGTCCACCAACGGCCGCGACGACATCGTCCACGAGATCGCCACGCAGACGACCAGCCCCAGCTACGGCTACCAGGTGCTCGCGGGCAACACCACGCTCGGCGAGTCCTGGGACGGCGGACCCGGCCAGTCGCAGAACCACTTCATGCTCGGCGCCATCGACTCCTGGTTCACCAGCAGGGTGGCGGGCATCGGACAGACCTCCGACTCGATCGGCTACTCCGAACTGCTCATCGACCCCGCCGTCGAGGGCGACATGACCTCCGCGTCAGGCTCCTACCGCTCCCCGTACGGAGTCGCCCGCACCGAGTGGAAGCGGGACGGCGGGCGGTTCCGTCTCACCGTGGACGTACCGGCGGGCAGCACGGCCGAGGTGCACGTCCCGCTGCTCGGCTCCGGCGCAAAGGCCCAGGCACCCGCCGGGGCACGACAGGTGCGTACGGGCGAGGACGAGACGGTGTACGAGGTCGGGTCGGGCAGGTGGAACTTCCGCTCGGCGGCTTCGTAA